One uncultured Gellertiella sp. genomic window carries:
- a CDS encoding N-formylglutamate amidohydrolase codes for MPHADSGYELFEVREPHVQKIPFVFNSPHSGRQYSQAFLAQSRLDSHQLRRSEDHFVDELFAAATAFGAPMLVAHFPRAYVDVNREPYELDPRMFDRPLPPYANIGSPRVAGGLGTIPRIVAENMEIYDHRLTVDEAITRIEDIYKPYHAALRRLIARTHARFGYCVLVDCHSMPGNIKLAGSGLRPDFIIGDRYGASASASLSRTAMDTLDALGFHVVRNKPYAGGFITEHYGRPSRGLHALQVEVSRALYVDEASLEKTAGFSPLVRSLGLFMQRLAGFASDASGATALAAE; via the coding sequence ATGCCGCATGCCGACAGCGGATATGAACTGTTCGAGGTGCGGGAGCCGCACGTCCAGAAAATCCCCTTTGTTTTCAACTCCCCCCATAGCGGCAGGCAGTATTCGCAAGCCTTCCTCGCCCAGTCCCGGCTCGACAGTCACCAACTCCGGCGCTCGGAAGATCATTTTGTCGACGAACTCTTCGCGGCGGCCACCGCCTTTGGCGCGCCGATGCTGGTGGCGCATTTTCCGCGGGCCTATGTCGATGTCAACCGCGAACCCTATGAGCTTGATCCGAGGATGTTCGACCGGCCGCTGCCGCCTTACGCCAATATCGGGTCGCCCAGGGTGGCGGGCGGGCTCGGAACGATCCCGCGCATCGTGGCCGAAAACATGGAAATCTACGACCACCGGCTGACCGTCGATGAGGCCATTACCCGGATCGAGGATATCTACAAGCCCTATCACGCCGCGCTTCGGCGGCTGATTGCCCGCACCCATGCGCGGTTCGGCTATTGCGTGCTGGTCGATTGCCACTCGATGCCGGGCAATATCAAGCTTGCAGGCAGCGGGCTGCGGCCGGATTTCATCATCGGCGACCGCTACGGTGCCAGTGCCTCTGCGAGCCTGTCGCGTACCGCCATGGATACGCTCGATGCGCTCGGCTTCCATGTGGTGCGCAACAAGCCCTATGCCGGCGGCTTCATCACCGAGCACTACGGGAGGCCCTCGCGGGGCCTGCATGCCCTCCAGGTGGAGGTCAGCCGGGCGCTCTATGTCGATGAGGCAAGCCTTGAGAAAACGGCAGGATTTTCACCGCTGGTGCGGTCGCTTGGCCTCTTCATGCAGCGGCTGGCGGGCTTTGCCAGCGATGCCTCCGGCGCAACCGCCCTGGCGGCAGAATAG
- the cpdR1 gene encoding response regulator CpdR1, with the protein MSQKILLAEDDNDMRRFLVKALEKAGYKVSSFDNGASAYDRLREEPFSLLLTDIVMPEMDGIELARRATELDPDLKVMFITGFAAVALNPDSKAPKDAKVLSKPFHLRDLVDEVNKLLVA; encoded by the coding sequence ATGAGTCAGAAAATCCTCCTCGCCGAAGACGACAACGATATGCGCCGCTTTCTGGTCAAGGCGCTCGAAAAGGCAGGTTACAAGGTTTCCTCTTTCGACAACGGGGCAAGCGCCTATGACCGGCTGCGGGAAGAACCGTTCTCCCTGCTGCTCACCGATATCGTCATGCCCGAGATGGACGGCATCGAACTGGCACGCCGCGCCACCGAGCTTGATCCCGATCTCAAGGTGATGTTCATCACCGGCTTTGCCGCCGTGGCGCTGAACCCGGATTCCAAGGCGCCGAAGGATGCCAAGGTCCTGTCGAAACCCTTCCACCTGCGCGATCTCGTCGACGAAGTGAACAAGCTTCTGGTCGCCTGA